The genomic DNA ATTGAAAAAGCGGGAGACGTAATTCCCAGAGTTGTTAAGATGTTGTTAAATCTTCGTCCGAAAGACGCAAAGAAAATTATATTCCCAAAGAAATGCCCGATTTGCAATTCAAAAGTTGTAAGACTCCGGGGCGAAGTTGCTCATTATTGTCAAAATAAAAAATGTGGAGCAATAAGAAGAAGTCATCTTTATTATTTTGTTTCAAAAAAAGCATTTGATATTGAGGGTTTGGGCCCCAAAATTCTTGATAAGTTAATGGACGAGGGTTTAATTTCTGATTCTCCAGACCTTTTTTTATTAAAAGAGGGTGATCTTGAACCGCTTGAAAGATTTGCAGAAAAAGCAGCAAGTAATATCGTTAGTGCTATTTCCAATTCAAAAAAAATTACAATTTCGCGTCTTTTAATCGCTTGTGGTATAAAGTATATAGGCGAAGAAACAGCCGAGCTTTTAGCAGAAGAATTTGCTGGAGAAATTAAAAATATTAATAGCTTCATTAATCTATTTCAGAAAATGTCACTTGAGGATTTAGAATTCATTGATGGAATTGGTTCTAAAGTTGCTTTGAGTATTAAAAATTGGTTTAAAAAGGAAGAGAATGTCAAATTTTTAAATAATCTTAATAAAGTCGGGGTTACTTTAGAACCTAGAGAAGGAACGAAATTGGGAGATAAATTGAAAGAAAAATTATTTATCTTTACGGGAGATTTAGATTCTATGCCTCGGGATAAGGCGAAAGAAAGAGTAAAGTTATTTTCAGGAAAAGTTACAAATAGTGTTTCAAAAAATACAACCTATATTGTAGTTGGTAAAAACCCAGGATCAAAACTTGAAAAAGCAAAAAAATTAGGAATAAAAATTTTAAACGAGAAAAAATTTTTAGAAATGATAAAATAAACAAATGCTAACTCCAGCAACGAGAGTCGTAAAAAAAATTAACATTCTCCTCGGGTGGCTTTTATTTTTATTGATAGTTTTTACTGTTTTCTTTTTGATATTTTTCTAATTTAAAATGACTAAGTTAATTTATTCAAAAAAATTAAAAAAATTTGATTGGTTTCTGCTTATTCTTGTAGTTGTACTTTCTCTAATAGGAATTTTGATTTTTTATAGCCTTGGCCTTGCTAATGGGGATTTCTCTTTTTTTTCAAAACAAATAATTTTTTTAATAATTGGTATTTTATTTGTTTTATTTCTACCAATTTTGGATTTTAGAGCAGTAAAAGAAAGCTCTCTTTTTACTTTCTTTCTTTACGCTGTATCTATCTTGCTTTTGATTGGTCTTTTCTTTTTTGGTAAAGAAATAAGAGGCGTTAGGGCCTGGTATGCTTTTGGTAATTTTACTCTTGAGCCGGTAGAATTTATAAAAATAGTTTTTATTTTACTTTTTGCAAAGTATTTTTCTTCTCGCCACATTGAAATGTACCATAAAGAACATATTGTATTATCTGCTGCTTATGCTTTCCTGCCAGCTGCTCTGGTATTTTTGCAGCCCGATTTTGGATCGGCTGCAATTCTTTTGATGATTTGGTTTGGAATGATGCTTGTGTCTGGTATTAAACGAAAGCACCTTTTTGCAATTTTAGCCATTGGAATTATCGCTGCCCTTATTTTTTGGAATTTTATTTTAGCAGTGGAGCAAAAAGAAAGAATTTCGACTTTTCTTGAGCCATATATTAATCCTCAAGGAACCTATCTTGATCCAGAAGGAAGCGGTTATCATATTTATCAATCAACTATTGCTGTTGGAAGTGGTGGATTTTTTGGTAAGGGATTTTCTGAACCCTATACACAGGCAAAACTTGGTTTTTTACCAGAAGCTGAGACAGATTTTATCTTTGCCACGACCTGTGAGATGTTTGGAATTTTGGGTATTTTTATAATATTTTTATTGTATTTTTTAATATTTTGGAGACTTTTTAAAATAGCGAAAGAATCAAAAGATAATTTTTCAAGACTTGTAGTTTCTGGTTTTATGATATTACTCGGCGCTGGCGCTTTTGTGAATATTGCAATGAATGTTGGCCTTTTGCCAATTACTGGAGTTCCGTTGCCGTTTTTAAGCTATGGTGGCTCCAGTATTATTTCTTTATTTATCGGAATTGGTATAATAGAGAGCATAAAAGTGCA from Candidatus Paceibacterota bacterium includes the following:
- a CDS encoding FtsW/RodA/SpoVE family cell cycle protein: MTKLIYSKKLKKFDWFLLILVVVLSLIGILIFYSLGLANGDFSFFSKQIIFLIIGILFVLFLPILDFRAVKESSLFTFFLYAVSILLLIGLFFFGKEIRGVRAWYAFGNFTLEPVEFIKIVFILLFAKYFSSRHIEMYHKEHIVLSAAYAFLPAALVFLQPDFGSAAILLMIWFGMMLVSGIKRKHLFAILAIGIIAALIFWNFILAVEQKERISTFLEPYINPQGTYLDPEGSGYHIYQSTIAVGSGGFFGKGFSEPYTQAKLGFLPEAETDFIFATTCEMFGILGIFIIFLLYFLIFWRLFKIAKESKDNFSRLVVSGFMILLGAGAFVNIAMNVGLLPITGVPLPFLSYGGSSIISLFIGIGIIESIKVHSEKYAL
- a CDS encoding helix-hairpin-helix domain-containing protein, translating into IEKAGDVIPRVVKMLLNLRPKDAKKIIFPKKCPICNSKVVRLRGEVAHYCQNKKCGAIRRSHLYYFVSKKAFDIEGLGPKILDKLMDEGLISDSPDLFLLKEGDLEPLERFAEKAASNIVSAISNSKKITISRLLIACGIKYIGEETAELLAEEFAGEIKNINSFINLFQKMSLEDLEFIDGIGSKVALSIKNWFKKEENVKFLNNLNKVGVTLEPREGTKLGDKLKEKLFIFTGDLDSMPRDKAKERVKLFSGKVTNSVSKNTTYIVVGKNPGSKLEKAKKLGIKILNEKKFLEMIK